Proteins co-encoded in one Jeotgalibacillus malaysiensis genomic window:
- a CDS encoding coA-binding protein: MLKNPERNEIRSILQDAKTIAVVGLSDNPARTSHSVSKAMQDAGYKIIPVNPMIDEALGEKSLKSLRDIPDHVDIVNVFRRSEFLKDLAEDYLETSAPVFWTQLDVVDEEVFNRLSSKGRTVIMDRCIKVEHSITQP, from the coding sequence TTGTTGAAGAATCCGGAACGAAACGAAATCAGATCAATTTTACAGGATGCCAAAACGATTGCAGTTGTCGGTTTAAGTGATAACCCGGCGAGGACTTCACATAGTGTTTCTAAAGCTATGCAGGACGCGGGTTATAAAATTATACCTGTTAACCCGATGATTGATGAGGCTTTAGGTGAGAAATCATTAAAGAGCCTGAGAGATATTCCTGATCACGTAGATATTGTAAATGTTTTTAGACGTTCGGAATTTCTGAAAGACCTTGCTGAGGATTATCTTGAAACAAGCGCACCAGTTTTCTGGACGCAGCTGGATGTTGTAGATGAAGAAGTTTTTAACCGTTTAAGCTCAAAAGGGCGAACAGTAATTATGGACCGCTGTATTAAAGTGGAACACAGCATTACGCAGCCTTAA
- a CDS encoding DNA topoisomerase IV subunit B has protein sequence MTKKAMMEYNDDAIQVLEGLEAVRKRPGMYIGSTDARGLHHLVYEIVDNSVDEALGGYGSRIDVKIHEDESISVRDYGRGMPTGMHRSGKPTPEVIFTVLHAGGKFGQGGYKTSGGLHGVGASVVNALSEWLEVTIYRDGSVFKQRFENGGKPVTTLEKKGSTKESGTLIHFKPDPAIFSTTHFNYETLSERLRESAFLLKGFAIEIADLREDQKELFKFDTGIQAFVSYLNEEKDTLHPVVAFEGVQSDIEVEFAFQFNDGFSETILSFVNNVRTKDGGTHEAGAKTAVTRVFNEYARKVSLLKDKDKNLEGSDIREGFASIISIRVPEQILQFEGQTKGKLGTSEARSAVDAVVAGKLLYFLEENPDISSMLIKKAIRAQQAREAARKAREDARNGKKRKKSDTILSGKLTPAQSKNAAKNELYLVEGDSAGGSAKQGRDRKFQAVLPLRGKVINTEKAKLADIFKNEEINTIIHAIGAGVGPDFNLDDVQYDKVVIMTDADTDGAHIQVLLLTFFYRYMKPLVEAGKVYIALPPLYKVSKGSGKKEVIEYAWTDDELGKVQKKVGKGYMLQRYKGLGEMNASQLWETTMDPATRTLIRVRIDDGARAERRVTTLMGDKVEPRRKWIESHVAFGLEDNENILENEQIMTSEEE, from the coding sequence GTGACTAAAAAAGCAATGATGGAATATAACGATGATGCAATCCAGGTGCTTGAAGGTCTGGAAGCCGTCCGGAAAAGACCGGGGATGTATATCGGCTCTACTGATGCCAGAGGACTTCATCACCTCGTCTATGAAATAGTTGATAACTCTGTTGATGAAGCACTTGGAGGCTATGGCAGCCGTATAGATGTGAAAATTCATGAAGATGAAAGTATATCAGTCCGCGATTACGGGAGAGGTATGCCTACAGGGATGCACCGGTCAGGGAAACCGACGCCGGAAGTAATTTTTACAGTGCTGCACGCAGGAGGAAAGTTTGGTCAGGGCGGATATAAAACAAGTGGAGGTCTGCACGGAGTAGGTGCTTCTGTTGTAAATGCTCTGTCTGAATGGCTGGAAGTAACAATTTACCGGGATGGCTCTGTTTTTAAGCAGCGTTTTGAAAATGGAGGCAAACCGGTAACGACACTTGAGAAAAAAGGGTCTACAAAAGAATCAGGGACATTAATTCACTTTAAACCTGATCCGGCCATCTTCAGCACTACACATTTTAATTATGAAACTCTGAGTGAAAGGCTTAGGGAGAGTGCGTTTCTCTTGAAAGGATTTGCAATTGAAATTGCTGACCTTAGAGAAGATCAAAAAGAACTTTTTAAGTTTGATACTGGGATCCAGGCCTTTGTTTCATATTTAAACGAAGAAAAAGACACACTGCATCCTGTCGTAGCGTTCGAAGGCGTACAAAGTGACATTGAAGTTGAGTTTGCCTTTCAATTTAATGATGGTTTTTCTGAGACCATTTTATCTTTTGTAAATAACGTCAGAACAAAAGATGGCGGTACTCATGAGGCAGGTGCTAAAACAGCTGTGACAAGAGTCTTTAATGAATATGCCAGAAAAGTTAGCCTGCTGAAAGACAAGGATAAAAACCTTGAAGGCAGTGATATCAGAGAAGGCTTTGCAAGCATCATATCAATCAGGGTTCCTGAACAGATTCTTCAGTTCGAAGGACAAACGAAAGGGAAGCTTGGAACTTCAGAGGCACGTTCAGCTGTTGATGCTGTAGTAGCAGGTAAACTTCTTTACTTCCTTGAAGAAAATCCTGATATCAGCTCAATGCTTATTAAAAAAGCAATCAGAGCTCAGCAGGCGAGAGAGGCAGCCAGAAAAGCGAGAGAAGACGCCAGAAACGGAAAGAAAAGAAAGAAATCCGATACGATTCTTTCAGGAAAGCTGACACCTGCCCAGTCTAAAAACGCAGCGAAAAATGAGCTGTATCTTGTAGAGGGTGACTCTGCAGGAGGTTCAGCGAAACAGGGAAGGGACAGAAAGTTTCAAGCAGTACTTCCGCTTCGAGGGAAAGTGATTAACACTGAAAAAGCTAAGCTTGCAGATATATTCAAAAATGAAGAAATTAATACGATCATTCATGCAATCGGAGCTGGTGTGGGCCCGGATTTTAATCTTGATGATGTACAGTATGATAAAGTCGTTATCATGACGGATGCTGATACAGATGGTGCGCACATCCAGGTGCTACTACTTACATTCTTCTACCGTTATATGAAGCCGCTTGTTGAAGCCGGAAAAGTATATATTGCTTTACCGCCACTCTATAAAGTCAGCAAAGGTTCAGGTAAGAAAGAAGTGATTGAATATGCATGGACTGACGACGAGCTAGGAAAAGTACAGAAAAAGGTTGGAAAAGGCTATATGCTTCAGCGCTATAAAGGTCTTGGTGAGATGAATGCATCACAACTGTGGGAAACAACAATGGATCCTGCGACAAGAACGTTAATCCGTGTCAGAATTGATGACGGCGCCCGCGCAGAAAGACGTGTCACAACGTTGATGGGAGATAAAGTTGAGCCAAGAAGAAAATGGATTGAATCACACGTGGCTTTCGGACTTGAGGATAATGAAAATATTCTAGAAAATGAACAGATCATGACGTCAGAGGAGGAATAA
- a CDS encoding DNA topoisomerase IV subunit A, whose product MTATERYQDLPLEEVLGDRFGRYSKYIIQERALPDARDGLKPVQRRILYAMHMEGNTHLKGFRKSAKTVGNVIGNYHPHGDSSVYEAMVRMSQTWKVRNRLVEMHGNNGSIDGDPAAAMRYTEARLSAISGELLRDIESETVDHIPNFDDTSEEPVVLPARYPNLLVNGSTGISAGYATEIPPHHLGEVIDAAVMKIEKPDATVEDLMTVLKGPDFPTGGIIQGVEGIENAYRTGKGKIVIRGKVDIEDIRGAKQQLVITEIPYEVNKSVLVKKMDEYRADKKVEGIAEVRDETDRTGLRIVVELKKEADANGVLNFLYKNTDLQVHYNFNMVAIHKKRPMLMGLNDLLEAYIDHQKEVVTRRTKFDYDKAIKRKHIVEGLIKALSILDQVIETIRASKDKKDAKQNLEERYQFTEAQAEAIVSLQLYRLTNTDVTALQKESAELDAKITQLEAILTSDSKLLSVIKKELKAIKKQYTDSRRSVIEHEIEEIKINMEVLVASEDVYVSVTKDGYIKRTSPRSYAASNGNDLAMKDTDRMLTLQHINTTDSLLLFTNKGNYIHFPVHMLPEIRWKDLGQHFSSIVSADRDEEIIHAEGVSSFDHDSLIFITRNGMVKKSELSLYHAQRTARTLVALNVKKGDEVIAVHRTNGRQTLMLATRFGYGLRFSEEEVSVVGQRAAGVKGINLKDGDYVVAAVIADESDSLIAVTHRGAVKKMAVTEFEKSSRAKRGLIMLRELKKNPHRLVNLFKADQPDQFVLETNKGQRAIIHAKQLRNNDRYSNGSFIIDENEKGNVDKAWRNITTEEV is encoded by the coding sequence ATGACAGCGACAGAACGCTATCAGGATCTTCCTCTTGAAGAGGTTTTAGGGGATAGATTTGGACGATACAGTAAATATATTATTCAGGAAAGAGCACTACCTGATGCAAGAGATGGGCTGAAGCCAGTACAGCGCAGGATTTTATATGCGATGCACATGGAGGGAAACACTCATTTAAAAGGCTTCAGAAAGTCAGCTAAAACAGTGGGGAATGTAATCGGTAATTATCACCCCCATGGTGACTCTTCCGTTTATGAAGCGATGGTGAGAATGAGTCAGACTTGGAAAGTAAGGAATCGGCTTGTTGAAATGCATGGGAATAACGGGAGTATCGATGGTGACCCCGCTGCAGCGATGCGTTATACAGAAGCAAGACTATCTGCAATCTCAGGTGAGCTTCTAAGAGATATTGAATCTGAAACGGTGGATCATATTCCGAACTTTGATGACACATCTGAAGAACCTGTCGTACTGCCTGCACGCTATCCTAATCTGCTTGTCAATGGTTCAACAGGAATTTCAGCTGGTTATGCCACTGAAATCCCGCCGCACCACCTTGGTGAAGTCATTGATGCAGCGGTGATGAAGATCGAAAAACCTGATGCCACTGTAGAAGATCTGATGACTGTTCTAAAAGGACCTGATTTTCCTACAGGAGGCATCATTCAAGGTGTTGAAGGAATTGAAAATGCCTACCGTACCGGTAAAGGAAAAATTGTAATCCGCGGAAAAGTCGATATTGAAGATATTCGCGGCGCCAAACAGCAGCTTGTCATCACGGAAATTCCTTATGAAGTAAATAAATCAGTGCTGGTTAAGAAAATGGATGAGTACCGCGCTGATAAAAAAGTCGAAGGGATTGCTGAAGTCCGGGATGAAACTGACCGTACAGGACTTAGAATTGTAGTTGAGCTGAAAAAAGAAGCAGACGCAAACGGCGTGCTGAACTTTTTATATAAAAATACTGATCTGCAGGTCCATTACAACTTTAATATGGTAGCGATTCATAAAAAGCGTCCAATGCTTATGGGATTGAACGACTTGCTTGAAGCCTATATCGATCACCAGAAAGAAGTCGTTACCAGAAGAACAAAATTTGATTATGATAAAGCGATTAAGCGAAAGCATATCGTTGAAGGTCTGATCAAAGCCTTATCAATACTTGATCAGGTGATCGAGACAATTCGTGCTTCAAAAGATAAAAAGGATGCAAAGCAAAACCTCGAGGAGCGCTATCAATTTACTGAAGCACAGGCTGAAGCAATTGTATCGCTCCAGTTATATCGTCTTACTAATACAGATGTAACTGCCCTTCAAAAAGAATCCGCTGAACTGGATGCTAAAATTACGCAGCTAGAAGCAATTCTAACAAGTGATTCAAAACTTCTTTCAGTGATAAAGAAAGAGTTAAAGGCAATCAAAAAGCAGTATACCGACTCGAGACGCTCTGTGATTGAACATGAGATCGAAGAAATTAAAATCAATATGGAAGTACTTGTTGCAAGTGAAGATGTCTATGTATCTGTTACGAAAGATGGTTATATTAAGCGGACTTCACCTAGGTCGTACGCTGCTTCAAACGGTAATGACCTTGCTATGAAGGATACAGACAGAATGTTAACCTTACAGCACATCAATACAACTGACTCACTGCTGCTATTTACGAATAAAGGGAATTATATTCATTTCCCTGTCCATATGCTCCCTGAGATCAGATGGAAAGACCTCGGTCAGCATTTTTCATCAATTGTTTCTGCTGACAGAGATGAAGAAATTATTCATGCTGAGGGTGTCAGCAGCTTTGATCATGATTCACTGATCTTTATTACGAGAAACGGTATGGTGAAAAAATCAGAGTTAAGCCTATATCATGCACAGCGGACAGCAAGAACACTTGTAGCGCTGAATGTAAAAAAAGGTGATGAAGTGATTGCTGTACACCGGACAAACGGCAGACAGACGTTAATGCTCGCAACTCGTTTTGGATACGGACTGCGTTTTTCTGAAGAAGAGGTTAGCGTTGTAGGTCAGCGTGCAGCAGGTGTGAAAGGTATAAACCTGAAAGATGGAGATTATGTTGTTGCTGCTGTTATAGCAGATGAATCGGACAGTCTGATTGCTGTTACACACAGAGGAGCGGTCAAAAAGATGGCTGTTACTGAGTTCGAAAAGAGCTCCAGAGCTAAGCGGGGTCTGATTATGCTGAGAGAACTTAAGAAAAATCCACACCGTCTGGTTAATCTGTTTAAAGCAGATCAGCCGGATCAATTTGTACTTGAGACCAATAAGGGTCAAAGGGCAATTATTCATGCAAAACAGCTCCGTAACAATGATAGATATTCCAATGGCTCTTTTATCATTGATGAGAATGAAAAAGGGAATGTCGATAAAGCTTGGAGAAATATAACTACAGAAGAGGTTTAA
- a CDS encoding sodium:alanine symporter has protein sequence MNTLQIVSVIDDAATTINGFIWDYILIVVLIGCGLYFTIRGRFLQFTSFGDMLKLLTEKTTISSKGRRGISSFKAFTISTASRVGTGNLAGVATAIALGGPGAVFWMWIIALVGSATAFVESTLAQVYKVDDDKDGFRGGPAYYMEKGLNARWLGIIFAIIISITFGLVFNSVQSNTISLALEGSFGWNRQIVGLVLVVLTAIVIFGGVKRVAAVTSIVVPIMAILYLLLALFVLFTNLDLVFPMFQIIFSNAFGITEVVSGGIGAAILNGVKRGLFSNEAGMGSAPNAAATAGVTHPAKQGLIQALGVFVDTIIICTATALIIIMSNEYLNGSDGIQLTQDALTYHVGEWAATFISVAIFLFAFSSIVGNYYYGETNIEFIRNNMLYVNIYRFIVVGMVYFGAVQEFDVVWNLADVSMGTMALINLTAISLMAPLAFKVLQDYKRQKKQGIDPVFYTRNIPNLKNTDCWDEGPENE, from the coding sequence TTGAATACGTTACAAATCGTATCAGTTATTGATGATGCGGCCACTACGATTAACGGTTTTATATGGGATTACATATTGATTGTCGTTTTGATTGGCTGCGGTTTGTATTTTACAATCAGGGGACGCTTTTTGCAGTTTACATCGTTTGGGGATATGCTGAAGCTTTTAACGGAAAAAACCACGATTTCTTCTAAAGGAAGAAGAGGAATTTCTTCATTTAAAGCATTTACTATCTCAACTGCATCACGTGTTGGTACAGGAAACCTTGCAGGTGTTGCAACCGCAATCGCACTAGGTGGACCGGGAGCGGTCTTTTGGATGTGGATTATCGCACTTGTCGGATCAGCTACTGCTTTTGTCGAGTCAACACTAGCCCAGGTATATAAAGTGGATGACGATAAAGATGGGTTCCGCGGGGGACCGGCTTATTACATGGAAAAAGGACTTAATGCAAGATGGCTCGGAATTATTTTTGCTATTATTATTTCAATTACATTCGGGCTTGTCTTCAATTCTGTTCAATCCAATACCATTTCACTCGCACTCGAAGGGTCATTTGGCTGGAATCGTCAAATCGTCGGGCTTGTGCTTGTAGTCTTAACAGCGATTGTTATTTTTGGCGGGGTTAAGCGTGTTGCAGCTGTAACAAGTATCGTTGTGCCGATTATGGCTATATTATACCTGCTGCTTGCACTGTTTGTTTTATTCACAAACCTTGATCTTGTTTTCCCGATGTTCCAGATTATTTTCAGTAACGCTTTCGGAATTACTGAAGTTGTCTCGGGTGGGATTGGTGCAGCGATTTTAAATGGTGTTAAAAGAGGACTTTTCTCAAATGAAGCCGGTATGGGTAGTGCACCAAACGCAGCTGCAACAGCAGGCGTTACACACCCGGCCAAACAGGGACTAATTCAGGCGCTTGGGGTATTTGTGGATACAATTATTATCTGTACTGCAACGGCGCTGATTATTATTATGTCAAATGAGTATTTAAATGGTAGTGACGGGATTCAGCTGACACAGGATGCGCTGACTTATCATGTTGGTGAATGGGCAGCAACTTTCATCAGTGTAGCAATCTTCCTCTTTGCATTCAGTTCAATTGTTGGTAACTATTATTACGGTGAAACAAACATTGAATTTATTAGAAATAATATGCTTTATGTGAATATTTATCGCTTTATTGTTGTAGGAATGGTGTACTTTGGAGCGGTTCAGGAGTTTGATGTTGTATGGAACCTTGCCGATGTATCTATGGGTACGATGGCATTGATCAACTTGACCGCCATATCCCTTATGGCGCCGCTTGCTTTTAAAGTACTTCAGGATTATAAAAGGCAGAAAAAACAGGGAATTGATCCTGTCTTTTATACAAGAAACATCCCGAATCTTAAGAATACCGATTGCTGGGATGAGGGACCGGAAAATGAATAA
- a CDS encoding choline ABC transporter permease, with protein sequence MNVFQSFIDTVTSRQDLIVEATLEHLYLSFTAIFIAIVISLPLGIFISRNQKVAEFYIGVTAVFQTIPSLALFGFLVPIMGIGFETALIALIIYALLPILRNTYTGITGVDQAVIEAGRGMGMTNSQILFKIELPLSLPFLMAGIRTATVLTVGVATLATFVGAGGLGDVIWRGLQSYNNNLVLAGAIPVALLALLFDFILKTLEKKTTPKGLKS encoded by the coding sequence ATGAATGTTTTTCAGTCTTTTATTGACACCGTAACCTCCCGTCAGGACCTGATTGTTGAAGCCACACTTGAACACTTGTACTTATCGTTTACTGCTATTTTTATAGCAATTGTGATCAGTCTTCCACTTGGGATATTTATATCACGAAATCAGAAAGTAGCTGAATTTTATATAGGAGTGACAGCAGTTTTTCAAACGATACCAAGCCTTGCGCTATTCGGATTTCTAGTCCCGATCATGGGAATAGGCTTTGAAACGGCCCTGATTGCACTTATTATATATGCTTTGCTGCCGATCCTGAGAAATACATATACAGGCATTACTGGCGTTGATCAGGCGGTCATTGAAGCAGGACGCGGTATGGGCATGACCAACAGTCAGATTCTCTTTAAAATCGAATTACCGCTATCTCTGCCATTTTTAATGGCAGGAATCAGAACGGCTACGGTTTTAACAGTTGGAGTTGCAACCCTCGCTACATTTGTCGGTGCCGGTGGTCTTGGGGATGTGATCTGGAGAGGTCTCCAGTCTTATAATAACAACCTTGTATTAGCAGGTGCGATCCCAGTAGCGTTACTTGCACTTTTGTTTGACTTTATTTTAAAAACGCTTGAGAAAAAGACAACACCAAAAGGGTTAAAATCATAA
- a CDS encoding glycine/betaine ABC transporter ATP-binding protein produces the protein MIRFKNVSKTFDDGTEAIKDMNLHIKEGQLVALIGPSGCGKTTTMKMINRLISITSGTIEIDGKDTSNVKEVELRRNIGYVIQRIGLFPHMTIEENVGLIPKLKGKKKAEYENRVDELLNLVGLNPDIYKKRYPLELSGGQQQRVGVVRALAGEPPIILMDEPFSALDPISREQLQDELKQLQTTIKKTIVFVTHDMDEALKVADEIVVMKEGVIQQIAAPAELLENPANDFVRSFIGEERIQTYLNDHSRQSIKPFIHTMSDIPHLEHTLDSSTTIKQAVRYFIANKIDTAAVTERDQTIGVLKKDRLLTALAGIDEEEAV, from the coding sequence ATGATCAGATTCAAAAATGTTTCCAAGACCTTTGATGACGGTACGGAAGCGATTAAAGACATGAACTTACATATTAAAGAAGGTCAGCTTGTAGCGCTTATTGGTCCGAGTGGCTGCGGCAAAACCACTACCATGAAAATGATCAACCGGCTGATCAGTATTACGTCCGGGACGATTGAAATTGATGGTAAAGACACGAGTAATGTAAAAGAAGTGGAGCTCAGAAGAAACATCGGCTATGTAATTCAGCGGATTGGTCTTTTCCCGCATATGACCATTGAGGAAAACGTGGGCTTAATTCCTAAGCTGAAAGGAAAAAAGAAAGCTGAATATGAAAACAGGGTAGATGAACTTTTAAACCTTGTTGGGCTGAACCCGGACATTTATAAAAAGAGATATCCGCTTGAATTAAGCGGCGGTCAGCAGCAGCGGGTAGGTGTTGTACGGGCGCTTGCAGGGGAGCCACCGATCATTTTAATGGATGAGCCTTTCAGTGCACTAGACCCCATCAGTCGGGAACAACTGCAGGATGAATTGAAGCAGCTCCAGACAACTATTAAGAAAACGATTGTTTTTGTTACGCATGACATGGATGAAGCGTTAAAAGTCGCTGATGAAATTGTCGTCATGAAAGAAGGCGTTATTCAGCAGATCGCAGCACCTGCTGAGCTTCTTGAAAATCCCGCTAATGATTTTGTCAGGTCATTTATAGGAGAAGAACGCATCCAGACTTATCTGAATGACCACTCCAGACAAAGTATAAAGCCTTTTATTCACACCATGAGCGATATCCCGCATCTAGAACATACCTTAGATAGTTCAACGACAATTAAACAAGCAGTCAGATATTTTATAGCAAATAAAATCGATACTGCCGCGGTCACAGAAAGGGATCAGACGATAGGTGTTTTGAAAAAGGATCGTTTGTTGACAGCGCTTGCCGGTATTGATGAAGAGGAGGCGGTCTGA